The Allocoprobacillus halotolerans nucleotide sequence TCATGAAAATTTAGGAATGGACTTTTTAACAGTGACACCAGGAATTCGTTTAGCAAGTGATAGTGTCAATGATCAAAAACGTGTGACAACACCAGCTATGGCTAAAGAATTAACATCAAGTTATATTGTTGTCGGAAGAACAATCACAAATGCTGATGATCCAGTTGCAACATATAAAGAAGTCTATAAACAATTTCAAGGAGAGTAAGAACATGGAAAAAACAATCGCAAAAGATTTATTAAGTATTAAAGCAGTCTTTTTAAGACCAAATGAACCATTTACTTGGGCATCAGGTATTAAATCACCTATTTATTGTGATAATCGTTTAACATTATCATACCCTGAAGTGAGAAAAGATATTGAACAAGGATTAGCACAGTTAGTTAAAGAAAACTATCCAACATGTGAATGTTTAATGGGGACTGCCACAGCTGGAATTGCTCATGCTGCTTTAGCAGCTGATATTTTGGATTTACCAATGGGTTATGTTCGTGGTGGAGCTAAATCTCATGGTAGAAATAATCGTATTGAAGGATTAGTCAAACCAGGAATGAAAGTTGTTGTTGTGGAAGATTTGATTTCAACAGGTGGTTCATCTTTAGAATGTGTTGATGCTTTAAGAGAAGCAGGATGTGAAGTTTTAGGTATGGTTGCTATCTTTACATATGGATTAGAAGATGCATTGAAAAACTTTGGTACTAAAGAATGTAGTTTTCATACATTAACAAATTATGATACTTTAATTCAAGTGGCTGTTGATCATGAATATATTGAAGCAGCTGATTTAGAAAAATTAAAAGCTTGGAAAAAAGATCCTCATGATGAGTCTTGGATGAATAAGTAAATAAAGATGCTATATTGGGCATAAATATAAGGGGAAAATGCTTAATGAAGTTGCATTTTTCTTTTTTTCGTGTATAACAGTAAAGAGTTATATCATCTTTGAGGAGGATAGCTATGTTTAAGAGTATAAAATATGTGTTACAAGAGAATTTTCATAACTTATTTAGAATTTATTCTATCTCTAAATATGAACTTCTTGGTGATATGAGAGATTCTAAATTAGGACTGTTTTGGAATTTTGCACATCCATTAATTCAAGTCTTAACATATTGGTTTGCATTTGGTATTGTTTTTGAAAAAAAGCAGTAACTTCCTATGGAGTTACAGTTCCTTATATTTTTTGGATGATGGGTGGAATGGTTGTCTGGTTTTTTATTTCACCATGTATTACGAATGGTTGTAATGCTGTTTTTTCAAAAG carries:
- the pyrE gene encoding orotate phosphoribosyltransferase, with product MEKTIAKDLLSIKAVFLRPNEPFTWASGIKSPIYCDNRLTLSYPEVRKDIEQGLAQLVKENYPTCECLMGTATAGIAHAALAADILDLPMGYVRGGAKSHGRNNRIEGLVKPGMKVVVVEDLISTGGSSLECVDALREAGCEVLGMVAIFTYGLEDALKNFGTKECSFHTLTNYDTLIQVAVDHEYIEAADLEKLKAWKKDPHDESWMNK